The Klebsiella sp. RHBSTW-00484 genome includes a window with the following:
- the sufA gene encoding Fe-S cluster assembly scaffold SufA, with protein sequence MESHAGTFNPDDFSWRGLVMTPAAAAHIRDLVRKQPEMQGLRLGVKTSGCAGFGYVLELIAEPAKDDLLFELDGAKLWAPLQAMPFIDGTELDYVREGLNQIFKFHNPKAQHECGCGESFGVQAE encoded by the coding sequence ATGGAATCACATGCAGGAACATTTAATCCCGACGATTTTAGCTGGCGCGGGCTGGTGATGACCCCAGCCGCCGCTGCTCATATTCGCGATCTGGTCCGTAAGCAGCCCGAAATGCAGGGGCTGCGTTTAGGCGTAAAAACCAGCGGTTGCGCTGGTTTTGGTTACGTTCTCGAACTTATCGCCGAACCGGCGAAAGACGATCTGCTGTTTGAGCTTGACGGTGCAAAGCTGTGGGCGCCGCTGCAGGCCATGCCGTTTATCGATGGTACCGAGCTCGATTACGTTCGCGAAGGCTTAAATCAGATCTTTAAATTTCATAATCCAAAAGCCCAGCACGAATGTGGCTGTGGTGAAAGTTTTGGCGTTCAGGCGGAGTAA
- a CDS encoding GlsB/YeaQ/YmgE family stress response membrane protein: protein MGIISWIIFGLIAGILAKWIMPGKDGGGFIVTVILGVIGAVVGGWISTFFGFGKVDGFNFGSFIVAVIGALVVLFIYRKIKS from the coding sequence ATGGGTATCATTTCCTGGATTATTTTTGGGCTTATTGCCGGTATTTTAGCCAAGTGGATTATGCCGGGGAAAGACGGCGGTGGTTTTATCGTTACCGTAATTCTCGGTGTCATCGGTGCTGTAGTCGGTGGCTGGATCAGCACCTTCTTCGGTTTTGGCAAGGTGGACGGGTTTAATTTTGGTAGCTTTATCGTGGCGGTAATCGGTGCGCTGGTTGTACTGTTTATCTACAGGAAGATTAAGAGCTAA
- the ydiJ gene encoding D-2-hydroxyglutarate dehydrogenase YdiJ, producing MIPQISQAPGVVQLVLNFLQVLEQQGFTGDTATSYADRLTMATDNSVYQLLPDAILFPRSTADVALLARVAAEERFKTLIFTPRGGGTGTNGQALNAGIIVDMSRYMNRIIEINPEEGWVRVEAGVIKDQLNQYIKPYGYFFAPELSTSNRATLGGMINTDASGQGSLVYGKTSDHVLGVRSVLIGGDILDTQQIPVALAETLSAEQSAIGRIYRTVYQRCKAQRQLVIDKFPQLNRFLTGYDLRHVFNDEMSEFDLTRILTGSEGTLAFITEARLDITRLPKVRRLVNIKYDSFNSALRNAPFMVEAKALSVETVDSKVLNLAREDIVWHSVSELIADVPDKEMLGLNIVEFAGDDAELIDCQVTTLCQRLDELISRNEAGVIGWQVCNELDGVERIYAMRKKAVGLLGNAKGAAKPIPFAEDTCVPPEHLADYIVEFRALLDGHGLSYGMFGHVDAGVLHVRPALDMCDPQQEMLMKRISDEVVALTSRYGGLLWGEHGKGFRAEYSPAFFGEELFSELRKIKAAFDPDNRLNPGKICPPEGVDAPMMKVDAVKRGTFDRQIPIAVRSSWRGAMECNGNGLCFNFDAKSPMCPSMKVSNHRIHSPKGRATLVREWLRLLADRGIDPNQLENDLPEKRASLRTLVERTRNSWHARKGEYDFSHEVKEAMSGCLACKACSTQCPIKIDVPEFRSRFLQLYHSRYLRPVRDHLVATVESYAPLMAHAPKTFNFFINQPWIRKLSEKHIGMVDLPLLSTPSLKQQMVGHRSVNTTLEQLEGLSAEQKAKMVLVVQDPFTSYYDAQVVADFVRLVEKVGYQPVLLPFSPNGKAQHIKGFLTRFARTAQKTADFLNRVAQLGMPMVGVDPALVLCYRDEYNQVLGDKRGDFRVMLVHEWLPQALAETAVQDNGGESWYLFGHCTEVTALPASTKQWADIFARFGAKLENVNVGCCGMAGTYGHEVKNHANSLAIYALSWQQAMQRLPRNRCLVTGYSCRSQVKRIEGSGVRHPLQALLEIIG from the coding sequence ATGATCCCACAAATTTCTCAAGCGCCAGGTGTCGTTCAACTGGTGCTGAATTTTTTGCAGGTACTGGAGCAACAAGGTTTTACCGGTGATACCGCCACAAGTTATGCCGACAGGCTAACAATGGCGACTGATAACAGTGTATATCAACTGTTGCCGGATGCGATTTTATTCCCCCGTTCCACGGCAGACGTTGCTCTGCTGGCAAGAGTGGCGGCGGAAGAGCGTTTTAAAACGCTGATCTTTACGCCACGCGGCGGCGGCACCGGCACTAACGGGCAGGCGCTAAATGCGGGCATCATCGTCGATATGTCCCGCTACATGAACCGCATTATTGAAATCAATCCTGAAGAGGGTTGGGTGCGGGTGGAAGCCGGGGTCATTAAAGACCAACTTAATCAATACATTAAACCCTACGGATACTTTTTTGCGCCGGAGCTGTCGACCAGCAACCGCGCGACGCTTGGCGGGATGATCAATACCGATGCCTCCGGGCAGGGCTCGCTGGTCTATGGCAAAACCTCCGATCACGTTCTCGGCGTGCGTTCGGTGCTGATCGGCGGTGATATTCTTGATACCCAGCAGATTCCCGTGGCGCTGGCGGAAACCCTGAGCGCTGAACAGTCGGCAATCGGGCGTATTTACCGTACGGTTTATCAGCGCTGTAAAGCCCAACGGCAGCTGGTTATCGATAAATTCCCCCAACTTAACCGCTTCCTGACCGGGTACGATCTGCGCCACGTCTTTAATGACGAGATGAGCGAATTCGATCTGACCCGCATTCTGACGGGTTCAGAAGGGACGCTGGCGTTTATCACCGAGGCGCGGCTGGATATCACCCGTCTGCCGAAAGTGCGCCGTCTGGTTAATATTAAATACGATTCGTTTAACTCAGCGCTGCGCAACGCGCCGTTTATGGTTGAGGCGAAGGCGCTATCGGTGGAAACCGTCGATTCGAAAGTGCTCAATCTGGCGCGGGAAGATATTGTCTGGCACTCGGTCAGCGAACTGATCGCCGATGTCCCGGATAAAGAGATGCTGGGCTTGAATATCGTCGAATTTGCCGGTGATGACGCTGAACTGATTGACTGCCAGGTGACGACGTTGTGTCAGCGTCTGGATGAGTTGATTTCGCGTAACGAAGCGGGCGTCATCGGCTGGCAGGTTTGTAATGAACTCGACGGCGTGGAGCGCATTTATGCGATGCGTAAAAAAGCGGTCGGGCTGCTGGGGAACGCCAAAGGGGCGGCCAAACCGATACCTTTCGCCGAAGATACCTGCGTGCCGCCGGAACATCTGGCGGACTATATTGTTGAATTCCGCGCGCTGCTTGACGGTCATGGCCTGAGCTACGGCATGTTTGGCCATGTCGATGCTGGCGTACTGCACGTGCGCCCGGCGCTGGATATGTGCGACCCGCAGCAAGAGATGCTGATGAAGCGCATCTCTGACGAGGTGGTGGCGTTAACCTCCAGGTACGGCGGTCTACTGTGGGGGGAACACGGCAAGGGGTTCCGCGCCGAGTACAGCCCGGCATTCTTTGGTGAAGAGCTGTTTAGCGAATTGCGCAAGATTAAAGCCGCGTTTGACCCGGACAACCGCCTTAATCCCGGGAAAATCTGCCCACCGGAGGGCGTTGATGCGCCGATGATGAAAGTGGATGCAGTTAAGCGCGGTACTTTCGACAGGCAGATCCCTATCGCGGTGCGCAGCTCGTGGCGTGGTGCAATGGAGTGCAACGGCAACGGCCTGTGCTTCAACTTCGATGCCAAAAGTCCGATGTGTCCTTCGATGAAGGTCAGCAACCACCGTATCCATTCGCCGAAAGGTCGGGCGACGCTGGTGCGCGAGTGGCTACGTCTGCTGGCGGATCGCGGTATCGATCCTAACCAACTGGAAAACGATCTGCCGGAAAAACGTGCCAGCCTGCGGACCCTGGTCGAACGCACCCGCAACAGCTGGCATGCGCGCAAAGGAGAGTACGATTTCTCGCATGAGGTTAAAGAGGCAATGTCCGGCTGTCTGGCCTGTAAAGCCTGCTCGACCCAGTGCCCGATAAAAATCGACGTCCCGGAGTTCCGTTCGCGCTTCCTGCAGCTCTATCACAGCCGTTACCTGCGCCCGGTTCGCGATCATCTGGTGGCAACGGTTGAATCCTATGCGCCGCTGATGGCGCATGCGCCGAAGACTTTTAACTTCTTTATTAACCAGCCGTGGATACGCAAGCTGTCGGAAAAGCATATCGGCATGGTGGATTTACCGCTGCTCTCGACGCCCTCGCTGAAACAGCAGATGGTCGGCCATCGCTCGGTAAATACGACGCTGGAACAGCTGGAAGGACTGAGCGCCGAGCAGAAAGCGAAGATGGTGCTGGTGGTCCAGGATCCGTTTACCAGTTATTACGATGCGCAGGTGGTGGCCGATTTTGTCCGTCTGGTCGAAAAGGTCGGTTATCAGCCGGTACTGCTGCCGTTCTCGCCAAACGGCAAGGCGCAGCATATTAAGGGTTTCCTGACGCGCTTCGCGCGCACCGCGCAGAAAACTGCCGATTTCCTCAACCGCGTGGCTCAGCTAGGCATGCCAATGGTCGGTGTCGATCCGGCGCTGGTGCTCTGCTATCGCGATGAATACAACCAGGTGCTGGGCGATAAACGCGGTGATTTTCGCGTGATGCTGGTGCATGAGTGGCTGCCGCAGGCGCTGGCGGAAACCGCCGTACAGGATAACGGCGGCGAGTCATGGTATCTGTTTGGCCACTGTACCGAGGTGACGGCGCTTCCCGCGTCGACCAAACAGTGGGCGGATATTTTCGCGCGCTTCGGTGCGAAGCTGGAAAACGTTAATGTCGGCTGCTGCGGCATGGCTGGGACTTACGGTCATGAAGTGAAGAATCACGCCAACTCGCTGGCCATCTACGCGCTTTCCTGGCAGCAGGCAATGCAGCGTCTACCGCGTAACCGCTGTCTGGTTACCGGCTATTCGTGCCGTAGCCAGGTGAAGCGTATTGAAGGTAGCGGTGTCCGTCACCCGCTGCAGGCGTTACTGGAGATTATTGGATGA
- the sufB gene encoding Fe-S cluster assembly protein SufB translates to MSRNTEATDDVKTWSGGPLNYKEGFFTQLQTDELAKGINEEVVRAISARRNEPEWMLEFRLNAFKAWQAMEEPHWLKANYDKLNYQDYSYYSAPSCGNCDDTCASEPGATQQTGSSAFLTSEVEEAFNLLGVPVREGREVAVDAIFDSVSVATTYREKLAEQGIIFCSFGEAIHDHPELVKKYLGTVVPGNDNFFAALNAAVASDGTFIYVPKGVRCPMELSTYFRINAEKTGQFERTILVADEGSYVSYIEGCSAPVRDSYQLHAAVVEVIIHKDAEVKYSTVQNWFPGDNNTGGILNFVTKRALCEGENSKMSWTQSETGSAITWKYPSCILRGDNSIGEFFSVALTSGHQQADTGTKMIHIGKNTRSTIISKGISAGHSQNSYRGLVKIMPTATNARNFTQCDSMLIGPDSGAHTFPYVECRNNSAQLEHEATTSRIGEDQLFYCLQRGISEDDAISMIVNGFCKDVFSELPLEFAVEAQKLLAISLEHSVG, encoded by the coding sequence ATGTCTCGTAATACTGAAGCAACTGACGATGTCAAAACCTGGAGCGGCGGGCCACTCAACTATAAAGAAGGCTTTTTCACCCAGCTACAAACCGATGAGCTGGCAAAAGGCATAAATGAAGAGGTGGTTCGGGCGATTTCTGCACGCCGCAATGAGCCAGAATGGATGCTGGAGTTTCGTCTTAATGCGTTTAAAGCCTGGCAGGCGATGGAAGAACCGCATTGGCTGAAAGCGAACTACGACAAGCTGAACTATCAGGATTACAGCTATTACTCAGCGCCCTCCTGCGGCAACTGCGATGATACCTGCGCCTCCGAGCCTGGAGCCACACAGCAAACAGGCTCCAGCGCGTTTCTGACCAGCGAAGTGGAAGAGGCGTTTAACCTGCTCGGCGTACCGGTACGCGAAGGGCGAGAAGTGGCCGTCGATGCCATTTTTGACTCAGTCTCGGTGGCGACCACCTACCGCGAAAAGCTGGCGGAGCAGGGGATTATTTTCTGTTCCTTCGGCGAGGCTATCCACGATCATCCGGAGCTGGTGAAAAAATATCTCGGCACCGTGGTGCCCGGCAATGACAACTTCTTTGCTGCCCTGAACGCGGCGGTCGCATCCGATGGCACCTTTATCTACGTGCCGAAAGGCGTACGCTGCCCGATGGAGCTCTCGACCTACTTCCGCATTAACGCCGAGAAAACCGGCCAGTTCGAACGCACGATTCTGGTGGCCGATGAAGGTAGCTACGTCAGCTATATTGAAGGCTGCTCGGCGCCGGTACGCGATAGCTACCAGCTGCACGCGGCGGTGGTCGAAGTTATTATTCATAAAGACGCCGAGGTGAAGTACTCCACGGTGCAAAACTGGTTCCCTGGCGACAACAATACTGGTGGGATCCTTAACTTCGTCACCAAGCGCGCCCTGTGCGAAGGCGAAAACAGCAAAATGTCGTGGACCCAGTCGGAAACCGGCTCGGCGATCACCTGGAAGTACCCGAGCTGCATTCTGCGCGGTGACAACTCCATCGGTGAATTCTTCTCGGTAGCGCTGACCAGCGGTCACCAGCAAGCGGATACCGGCACCAAAATGATCCATATCGGCAAAAACACGCGTTCGACGATTATCTCGAAGGGGATTTCCGCCGGTCATAGTCAGAATAGTTATCGCGGCCTGGTGAAAATCATGCCGACGGCGACCAACGCGCGCAACTTTACCCAATGCGACTCTATGCTGATTGGCCCGGATAGCGGGGCGCATACCTTCCCGTATGTGGAATGTCGCAACAACAGCGCTCAGTTAGAGCATGAAGCCACCACGTCGCGTATTGGCGAAGACCAGTTGTTCTACTGTCTACAGCGCGGGATCAGCGAAGACGATGCGATTTCAATGATCGTCAATGGTTTCTGTAAGGACGTCTTCTCAGAGCTGCCGCTGGAATTTGCCGTTGAAGCGCAGAAATTGCTGGCGATTAGTCTTGAACACAGCGTCGGCTGA
- the sufC gene encoding Fe-S cluster assembly ATPase SufC — MLSIKNLQVAVEDKEILRGLNLDVRPGEVHAIMGPNGSGKSTLSATLAGREDYEVTGGSVEFKGKDLLELAPEDRAGEGIFMAFQYPVEIPGVSNQFFLQTALNAVRSYRGQEQLDRFDFQDLMEEKIKLLKMPEDLLTRSVNVGFSGGEKKRNDILQMAVLEPELCILDESDSGLDIDALKIVSDGVNSLRDGKRSFIIVTHYQRILDYIKPDYVHVLYQGRIVKSGDFTLVKQLEEQGYGWLTEQQ, encoded by the coding sequence ATGTTAAGTATTAAAAATTTGCAGGTCGCCGTTGAAGATAAAGAGATTCTGCGCGGACTGAATCTGGACGTTCGCCCTGGCGAAGTGCATGCGATTATGGGGCCAAATGGTTCCGGCAAGAGTACGCTCTCGGCAACGCTCGCCGGGCGTGAAGACTATGAAGTCACCGGCGGCAGCGTGGAGTTTAAAGGCAAAGATCTGCTGGAGCTGGCCCCTGAAGATCGCGCGGGTGAAGGCATTTTTATGGCCTTCCAGTACCCGGTAGAGATCCCCGGCGTCAGCAATCAGTTTTTCCTGCAAACCGCGCTCAACGCTGTGCGCAGCTATCGTGGTCAGGAGCAGCTCGACCGTTTTGATTTTCAGGACCTGATGGAAGAGAAAATTAAGCTGCTGAAGATGCCGGAAGATCTGCTGACCCGCTCGGTCAACGTCGGCTTCTCCGGCGGTGAAAAAAAACGCAACGATATTCTACAGATGGCGGTGCTGGAACCTGAACTGTGCATTCTGGATGAGTCGGATTCCGGGTTGGACATCGACGCCCTGAAGATAGTCTCTGACGGCGTCAACTCTCTGCGCGACGGCAAACGCTCATTTATTATCGTCACCCACTATCAGCGTATTCTCGACTACATCAAGCCTGATTACGTCCACGTGCTGTACCAGGGACGGATTGTGAAATCCGGCGATTTTACTCTGGTCAAACAACTGGAGGAGCAGGGCTATGGCTGGCTTACCGAACAGCAGTAA
- a CDS encoding YegP family protein yields MGYYVIKKSEKNVSQPWYFVLKADNHETIASSEMYSSKEAAKKGIASVQKNGASEIIKDETQ; encoded by the coding sequence ATGGGCTATTACGTCATTAAAAAATCGGAAAAGAACGTCTCTCAACCTTGGTATTTTGTGCTAAAAGCGGACAATCACGAAACGATTGCCTCCAGTGAAATGTACTCCTCGAAAGAGGCTGCGAAAAAGGGGATTGCTTCAGTGCAGAAGAATGGCGCAAGTGAAATCATTAAAGACGAGACGCAGTAA
- the menI gene encoding 1,4-dihydroxy-2-naphthoyl-CoA hydrolase has translation MIWKRQSTLEQLNAMGDGNMVGLLDIQFEAITDDSLEATMPVDGRTHQPFGLLHGGASVVLAETLGSVAGYLCSEGEQKVVGLEVNANHIRSVRSGRVRGVCRALHVGSRHQVWQIEISDEQGRLCCSSRLTTAVI, from the coding sequence ATGATTTGGAAACGTCAAAGCACGCTGGAACAGCTGAACGCGATGGGTGACGGCAATATGGTCGGCCTGCTGGATATTCAGTTTGAAGCGATTACCGATGACTCGCTCGAGGCGACGATGCCGGTAGACGGTCGCACCCATCAGCCTTTTGGGCTACTGCACGGCGGTGCATCGGTGGTATTAGCCGAAACGTTAGGCTCGGTGGCCGGCTATTTGTGTAGCGAAGGAGAGCAGAAAGTGGTGGGGCTGGAGGTCAATGCCAACCATATTCGTTCGGTGCGCAGCGGCAGAGTTCGCGGCGTGTGCCGGGCGCTGCACGTTGGCTCTCGCCACCAGGTCTGGCAAATCGAAATCTCTGATGAGCAGGGGCGTCTTTGCTGCTCTTCGCGGCTCACCACGGCAGTGATATAA